Proteins encoded within one genomic window of Canis lupus dingo isolate Sandy chromosome 28, ASM325472v2, whole genome shotgun sequence:
- the SLK gene encoding STE20-like serine/threonine-protein kinase isoform X1, with product MSFFNFRKIFKLGTEKKKKQYEHVKRDLNPEEFWEIIGELGDGAFGKVYKAQNKETNVLAAAKVIDTKSEEELEDYMVEIDILASCDHPNIVKLLDAFYYENNLWILIEFCAGGAVDAVMLELERPLTESQIQVVCKQTLEALNYLHDNKIIHRDLKAGNILFTLDGDIKLADFGVSAKNTRTIQRRDSFIGTPYWMAPEVVMCETSKDRPYDYKADVWSLGITLIEMAEIEPPHHELNPMRVLLKIAKSEPPTLAQPSKWSPNFKDFLKKCLEKNVDSRWTTSQLLQHPFVTVDSNKPIRELIAEAKAEVTEEVEDGKEEDDEEETENSLPIPASKRASSDLSIASSEEDKLSQNACILESVSEKTEHNTSEDKFNSKDLNEKLTTDEPEKAAEGINEHINDAHLEAMAELHDRTTVIEENGREEKRPRLENLPDTEDQETVDINSVNEGKESNIMITLETDIEQNLKPEEEKDQEKQRIFENKITESEEIKDTAIQTMDLVSQETGEKEADIQVVEDEDTLTKEDTQEKLGKDNKTLEDMISNTSNVIGTNEAGDVAQKAVEDNAKDAQSNDGKEVVEVDQKLVSKPTTGPEAGGTEEVPIKDVVETNEIDQKSMEGKDEEQLINNLENIVKTSEESGTNEGEEIIESSSTEEIEVRRIVTHTDQKALGNETQDAPEATVQIDTEQKAIPCEMPIKTELQVTPSSQPSEPQPVPIPSININSEDAENKGEIGALSKTETMLLPESESQKENDTDSGTGSTADNSSIDLNLSISSFLSKTKDTGSISLQETRRQKKTLKKTRKFVVDGVEVSVTTSKIVTDSDSKTEELRFLRRQELRELRFLQKEEQRAQQQLNSKLQQQREQIFRRFEQEMMSKKRQYDQEIENLEKQQKQTIERLEQEHTNRLRDEAKRIKGEQEKELSKFQNMLKNRKKEVINEVEKAPKELRKELMKRRKEELAQSQHAQEQEFVQKQQQELDGALKKIIQQQKAELANIERECLNNKQQLMRAREAAIWELEERHLQEKHQLLKQQLKDQYFMQRHQLLKRHEKETEQMQRYNQRLIEELKNRQTQERARLPKIQRSEAKTRMAMFKKSLRINSTATPDQDRDKIKQFASQEEKRQKNERMAQHQKHENQMRDLQLQCEANVRELHQLQNEKCHLLVEHETQKLKELDEEHSQELKEWREKLRPRKKTLEEEFARKLQEQEVFFKMTGESECLNPSTQSRISKFYPIPSLHSTGS from the exons GCCCAGAATAAAGAGACCAATGTTTTAGCTGCTGCAAAGGTGATTGACACGAAATCTGAAGAAGAACTTGAAGATTACATGGTTGAGATTGATATATTAGCATCTTGTGATCACCCAAATATAGTCAAACTTCTGGATGCCTTCTATTATGAGAACAATCTTTGG ATCCTCATTGAATTTTGTGCAGGTGGAGCAGTAGATGCTGTGATGCTtg AACTTGAGAGACCATTAACTGAGTCCCAAATACAAGTAGTTTGTAAACAGACTCTAGAGGCCTTGAACTACTTGCATGATAATAAAATCATCCACAGAGATCTAAAGGCTGGCAACATTCTTTTTACCTTAGATGGAGATATTAAGTTGG CGGATTTTGGAGTGTCAGCTAAAAACACAAGGACAATTCAAAGAAGAGATTCCTTTATTGGCACACCATATTG GATGGCTCCTGAAGTAGTCATGTGTGAAACATCTAAGGACAGACCGTATGACTACAAAGCTGATGTTTGGTCCCTGGGTATCACTTTAATAGAAATGGCTGAGATAGAACCTCCTCATCATGAATTAAATCCAATGCGAGTGCTGCTAAAAATAGCAAAATCAGAGCCCCCTACATTAGCACAGCCATCAAAATG gtcTCCAAATTTTAAGGACTTTCTAAAGAAATGCTTGGAAAAGAATGTGGATTCCAGGTGGACTACATCTCAGCTACTGCAG CATCCTTTTGTTACGGTTGATTCCAACAAACCAATTCGAGAGCTGATTGCAGAGGCAAAGGCTGAAGTAACAGAAGAAGTTGAAGATGGCAAAGAGGAAGATgatgaggaagaaacagaaaattctttG ccAATACCTGCAAGTAAGCGTGCCTCGTCTGACCTTAGTATTGCCAGCTCTGAAGAAGATAAACTTTCACAAAATGCTTGTATTTTGGAGTCTGTCTCAGAAAAAACAGAACATAATACTTCTGAAGATAAATTTAACAGCAAAGATCTTAATGAAAAACTCACCACTGATGAACCTGAAAAAGCTGCAGAGGGAATTAATGAACATATTAATGATGCTCACTTAGAAGCTATGGCTGAACTTCATGATAGAACAACAGTGATCGAGGAAAatgggagagaggagaagagaccCAGGCTTGAAAATCTACCTGACACAGAAGACCAAGAAACAGTGGACATTAATTCAGtcaatgaaggaaaagaaagtaatataATGATAACTTTAGAAACAGATATTGAACAGAATCTGAaacctgaggaagaaaaggaTCAGGAAAAGCAACggatatttgaaaataagattaCGGAATCTGAGGAAATTAAAGATACTGCTATTCAGACAATGGATTTAGTTTCTCAAGAGAcgggagaaaaagaggcagacatTCAGGTTGTTGAAGATGAAGATACACttacaaaggaagacactcaagaGAAATTGGGAAAAGATAACAAAACTCTAGAAGACATGATCAGCAATACAAGCAATGTGATAGGAACAAATGAGGCAGGAGATGTTGCTCAGAAGGCAGTTGAAGACAATGCTAAGGATGCTCAGAGTAATGATGGGAAGGAAGTGGTTGAAGTAGATCAGAAATTAGTAAGTAAGCCCACAACGGGTCCTGAGGCTGGTGGTACTGAGGAAGTTCCTATTAAAGATGTAGTGGAAACTAATGAGATAGATCAGAAATCCATGGAAGGTAAAGATGAGGAACAATTAATCAACAATTTAGAGAACATAGTGAAGACCAGTGAGGAGTCTGGGACAAATGAAGGTGAGGAAATTATTGAATCCAGTAGCACTGAAGAAATAGAGGTCAGACGTATAGTAACTCATACTGACCAGAAGGCTTTAGGAAATGAAACTCAGGATGCTCCTGAAGCCACTGTTCAGATAGATACAGAGCAAAAAGCAATTCCATGtgaaatgccaattaaaacagAACTTCAAGTGACTCCCTCTTCTCAGCCCAGTGAACCTCAGCCTGTTCCAATACCTAGTATTAATATCAACTCTGAAGAtgcagaaaataaaggagaaataggtGCTTTATCAAAAACTGAAACCATGCTGCTTCCAGAATCTGAGagtcaaaaggaaaatgatactGATTCAGGCACTGGTTCCACTGCTGATAATAGCAGCATTGAtttgaatttatctatttctagcTTCCTAAGCAAAACTAAAGACACTGGATCAATATCTTTGCAA gaaacaagaagacaaaagaaaacattgaagaaaACACGCAAATTTGTTGTTGATGGTGTAGAAGTGAGTGTAACGACATCAAAGATAGTTACAGATAGTGATTCCAAAACTGAAGAGTTGAGATTTCTTCG ACGTCAGGAACTTCGGGAGTTAAGATTCCttcagaaagaagagcaaagagccCAACAGCAGCTCAATAGCAAACTGCAACAACAGCGAGAACAAATTTTCCGGCGCTTTGAGCAAGAAATGATG AGCAAAAAACGACAGTATGATCAAGAAATTGAGAAtctagaaaaacaacagaaacagactATTGAACGTCTAGAACAAGAACACACAAATCGCTTACGAGATGAAGCCAAACGCATTAAaggagaacaagagaaagagTTGTCCAAATTTCAGAATATGTTGAAGAATCGAAAGAAGGAG GTTATAAATGAAGTGGAGAAAGCACCCAAAGAGCTGAGAAAAGAGCTCATGAAACGCAGGAAAGAGGAGCTTGCACAAAGCCAGCATGCTCAG GAACAGGAATTTGTTCAGAAGCAGCAACAAGAATTAGATGGCGCTCTGAAAAAGATCATCCAACAGCAGAAGGCAGAGCTAGCCAATATTGAAAGAGAATGCCTGAATAACAAACAGCAACTCATGAGAG CTCGAGAAGCTGCAATTTGGGAGCTTGAAGAACGACACTTACAAGAAAAACACCAGCTGCTCAAACAGCAACTTAAAGATCAGTATTTCATGCAAAGACATCAGCTACTTAAGCGACATGAGAAG GAAACAGAACAAATGCAGCGTTACAATCAACGACTTATTGAGGAATTGAAAAACAGACAGACTCAAGAAAGAGCAAGACTGCCTAAGATTCAGCGCAGTGAAGCCAAGACTCGAATGGCCATGTTTAAGAAAAGCTTGAGAATTAACTCAACGGCCACACCAGATCAGGACCGTGACAAAATTAAACAG tTTGCTTCTcaggaagaaaagaggcagaaaaatgaaagaatggctcagcatcaaaaacatgaaaatcagaTGCGGGATCTTCAGTTGCAGTGTGAAGCCAATGTCCGAGAGCTGCATCAGCTGCAG aatgaaaaatgcCACCTGTTGGTTGAGCATGAGACTCAGAAACTGAAGGAGTTAGATGAGGAACACAGCCAAGAATTAAAGGaatggagagagaaattgagacctaggaaaaag
- the SLK gene encoding STE20-like serine/threonine-protein kinase isoform X2, translating to MSFFNFRKIFKLGTEKKKKQYEHVKRDLNPEEFWEIIGELGDGAFGKVYKAQNKETNVLAAAKVIDTKSEEELEDYMVEIDILASCDHPNIVKLLDAFYYENNLWILIEFCAGGAVDAVMLELERPLTESQIQVVCKQTLEALNYLHDNKIIHRDLKAGNILFTLDGDIKLADFGVSAKNTRTIQRRDSFIGTPYWMAPEVVMCETSKDRPYDYKADVWSLGITLIEMAEIEPPHHELNPMRVLLKIAKSEPPTLAQPSKWSPNFKDFLKKCLEKNVDSRWTTSQLLQHPFVTVDSNKPIRELIAEAKAEVTEEVEDGKEEDDEEETENSLPIPASKRASSDLSIASSEEDKLSQNACILESVSEKTEHNTSEDKFNSKDLNEKLTTDEPEKAAEGINEHINDAHLEAMAELHDRTTVIEENGREEKRPRLENLPDTEDQETVDINSVNEGKESNIMITLETDIEQNLKPEEEKDQEKQRIFENKITESEEIKDTAIQTMDLVSQETGEKEADIQVVEDEDTLTKEDTQEKLGKDNKTLEDMISNTSNVIGTNEAGDVAQKAVEDNAKDAQSNDGKEVVEVDQKLVSKPTTGPEAGGTEEVPIKDVVETNEIDQKSMEGKDEEQLINNLENIVKTSEESGTNEGEEIIESSSTEEIEVRRIVTHTDQKALGNETQDAPEATVQIDTEQKAIPCEMPIKTELQVTPSSQPSEPQPVPIPSININSEDAENKGEIGALSKTETMLLPESESQKENDTDSGTGSTADNSSIDLNLSISSFLSKTKDTGSISLQETRRQKKTLKKTRKFVVDGVEVSVTTSKIVTDSDSKTEELRFLRRQELRELRFLQKEEQRAQQQLNSKLQQQREQIFRRFEQEMMSKKRQYDQEIENLEKQQKQTIERLEQEHTNRLRDEAKRIKGEQEKELSKFQNMLKNRKKEEQEFVQKQQQELDGALKKIIQQQKAELANIERECLNNKQQLMRAREAAIWELEERHLQEKHQLLKQQLKDQYFMQRHQLLKRHEKETEQMQRYNQRLIEELKNRQTQERARLPKIQRSEAKTRMAMFKKSLRINSTATPDQDRDKIKQFASQEEKRQKNERMAQHQKHENQMRDLQLQCEANVRELHQLQNEKCHLLVEHETQKLKELDEEHSQELKEWREKLRPRKKTLEEEFARKLQEQEVFFKMTGESECLNPSTQSRISKFYPIPSLHSTGS from the exons GCCCAGAATAAAGAGACCAATGTTTTAGCTGCTGCAAAGGTGATTGACACGAAATCTGAAGAAGAACTTGAAGATTACATGGTTGAGATTGATATATTAGCATCTTGTGATCACCCAAATATAGTCAAACTTCTGGATGCCTTCTATTATGAGAACAATCTTTGG ATCCTCATTGAATTTTGTGCAGGTGGAGCAGTAGATGCTGTGATGCTtg AACTTGAGAGACCATTAACTGAGTCCCAAATACAAGTAGTTTGTAAACAGACTCTAGAGGCCTTGAACTACTTGCATGATAATAAAATCATCCACAGAGATCTAAAGGCTGGCAACATTCTTTTTACCTTAGATGGAGATATTAAGTTGG CGGATTTTGGAGTGTCAGCTAAAAACACAAGGACAATTCAAAGAAGAGATTCCTTTATTGGCACACCATATTG GATGGCTCCTGAAGTAGTCATGTGTGAAACATCTAAGGACAGACCGTATGACTACAAAGCTGATGTTTGGTCCCTGGGTATCACTTTAATAGAAATGGCTGAGATAGAACCTCCTCATCATGAATTAAATCCAATGCGAGTGCTGCTAAAAATAGCAAAATCAGAGCCCCCTACATTAGCACAGCCATCAAAATG gtcTCCAAATTTTAAGGACTTTCTAAAGAAATGCTTGGAAAAGAATGTGGATTCCAGGTGGACTACATCTCAGCTACTGCAG CATCCTTTTGTTACGGTTGATTCCAACAAACCAATTCGAGAGCTGATTGCAGAGGCAAAGGCTGAAGTAACAGAAGAAGTTGAAGATGGCAAAGAGGAAGATgatgaggaagaaacagaaaattctttG ccAATACCTGCAAGTAAGCGTGCCTCGTCTGACCTTAGTATTGCCAGCTCTGAAGAAGATAAACTTTCACAAAATGCTTGTATTTTGGAGTCTGTCTCAGAAAAAACAGAACATAATACTTCTGAAGATAAATTTAACAGCAAAGATCTTAATGAAAAACTCACCACTGATGAACCTGAAAAAGCTGCAGAGGGAATTAATGAACATATTAATGATGCTCACTTAGAAGCTATGGCTGAACTTCATGATAGAACAACAGTGATCGAGGAAAatgggagagaggagaagagaccCAGGCTTGAAAATCTACCTGACACAGAAGACCAAGAAACAGTGGACATTAATTCAGtcaatgaaggaaaagaaagtaatataATGATAACTTTAGAAACAGATATTGAACAGAATCTGAaacctgaggaagaaaaggaTCAGGAAAAGCAACggatatttgaaaataagattaCGGAATCTGAGGAAATTAAAGATACTGCTATTCAGACAATGGATTTAGTTTCTCAAGAGAcgggagaaaaagaggcagacatTCAGGTTGTTGAAGATGAAGATACACttacaaaggaagacactcaagaGAAATTGGGAAAAGATAACAAAACTCTAGAAGACATGATCAGCAATACAAGCAATGTGATAGGAACAAATGAGGCAGGAGATGTTGCTCAGAAGGCAGTTGAAGACAATGCTAAGGATGCTCAGAGTAATGATGGGAAGGAAGTGGTTGAAGTAGATCAGAAATTAGTAAGTAAGCCCACAACGGGTCCTGAGGCTGGTGGTACTGAGGAAGTTCCTATTAAAGATGTAGTGGAAACTAATGAGATAGATCAGAAATCCATGGAAGGTAAAGATGAGGAACAATTAATCAACAATTTAGAGAACATAGTGAAGACCAGTGAGGAGTCTGGGACAAATGAAGGTGAGGAAATTATTGAATCCAGTAGCACTGAAGAAATAGAGGTCAGACGTATAGTAACTCATACTGACCAGAAGGCTTTAGGAAATGAAACTCAGGATGCTCCTGAAGCCACTGTTCAGATAGATACAGAGCAAAAAGCAATTCCATGtgaaatgccaattaaaacagAACTTCAAGTGACTCCCTCTTCTCAGCCCAGTGAACCTCAGCCTGTTCCAATACCTAGTATTAATATCAACTCTGAAGAtgcagaaaataaaggagaaataggtGCTTTATCAAAAACTGAAACCATGCTGCTTCCAGAATCTGAGagtcaaaaggaaaatgatactGATTCAGGCACTGGTTCCACTGCTGATAATAGCAGCATTGAtttgaatttatctatttctagcTTCCTAAGCAAAACTAAAGACACTGGATCAATATCTTTGCAA gaaacaagaagacaaaagaaaacattgaagaaaACACGCAAATTTGTTGTTGATGGTGTAGAAGTGAGTGTAACGACATCAAAGATAGTTACAGATAGTGATTCCAAAACTGAAGAGTTGAGATTTCTTCG ACGTCAGGAACTTCGGGAGTTAAGATTCCttcagaaagaagagcaaagagccCAACAGCAGCTCAATAGCAAACTGCAACAACAGCGAGAACAAATTTTCCGGCGCTTTGAGCAAGAAATGATG AGCAAAAAACGACAGTATGATCAAGAAATTGAGAAtctagaaaaacaacagaaacagactATTGAACGTCTAGAACAAGAACACACAAATCGCTTACGAGATGAAGCCAAACGCATTAAaggagaacaagagaaagagTTGTCCAAATTTCAGAATATGTTGAAGAATCGAAAGAAGGAG GAACAGGAATTTGTTCAGAAGCAGCAACAAGAATTAGATGGCGCTCTGAAAAAGATCATCCAACAGCAGAAGGCAGAGCTAGCCAATATTGAAAGAGAATGCCTGAATAACAAACAGCAACTCATGAGAG CTCGAGAAGCTGCAATTTGGGAGCTTGAAGAACGACACTTACAAGAAAAACACCAGCTGCTCAAACAGCAACTTAAAGATCAGTATTTCATGCAAAGACATCAGCTACTTAAGCGACATGAGAAG GAAACAGAACAAATGCAGCGTTACAATCAACGACTTATTGAGGAATTGAAAAACAGACAGACTCAAGAAAGAGCAAGACTGCCTAAGATTCAGCGCAGTGAAGCCAAGACTCGAATGGCCATGTTTAAGAAAAGCTTGAGAATTAACTCAACGGCCACACCAGATCAGGACCGTGACAAAATTAAACAG tTTGCTTCTcaggaagaaaagaggcagaaaaatgaaagaatggctcagcatcaaaaacatgaaaatcagaTGCGGGATCTTCAGTTGCAGTGTGAAGCCAATGTCCGAGAGCTGCATCAGCTGCAG aatgaaaaatgcCACCTGTTGGTTGAGCATGAGACTCAGAAACTGAAGGAGTTAGATGAGGAACACAGCCAAGAATTAAAGGaatggagagagaaattgagacctaggaaaaag